One region of Epilithonimonas zeae genomic DNA includes:
- a CDS encoding gliding motility protein GldB, whose protein sequence is MKFFRYITISAVLVFGLISCKKENKNQWNVEIKNPVKKVEVTDLSGEFYNSSVSLDDFKAKYPWFQGSVPDSEYGERRKDTMEVRIYKEAISKIDKTKLNKDLIDLFSRIKNYFPNFIPPHIYLYSSVIDPQNVTDPIFLREDQNMLFVDITGFLGNGNKNYKGLELYFQKSMNPENLVPKISAFFAARLVPVPLDQQKFLDQMVYQGKIQILQDAFLPNVPDYLKINYTKEQYDWAVANEANIWNYFVESDLLFSADPNLSERFITPGPFSKFYTEVDRESSPQIAIWTGWQICKHYLKAHPEEKLQVFLKKNATEIFNGSDYRPK, encoded by the coding sequence ATGAAGTTTTTCCGATATATCACGATTTCTGCAGTTTTAGTTTTTGGATTGATTTCCTGTAAAAAAGAAAATAAAAACCAATGGAATGTCGAAATCAAAAATCCGGTCAAAAAAGTCGAGGTCACAGATCTATCCGGTGAGTTTTACAATTCATCGGTGAGTTTGGACGACTTCAAAGCAAAATATCCCTGGTTTCAAGGCTCAGTTCCGGATTCTGAATATGGTGAAAGAAGAAAAGATACAATGGAAGTTCGCATTTATAAAGAAGCGATTTCCAAGATTGATAAAACTAAATTAAATAAAGATTTAATTGATCTTTTTTCACGTATCAAAAACTATTTTCCGAATTTTATTCCACCTCATATTTACCTTTATTCATCGGTTATTGATCCTCAAAATGTAACGGATCCGATATTCCTGAGAGAAGATCAGAATATGCTTTTTGTTGATATCACAGGTTTTCTAGGAAATGGAAACAAGAACTACAAAGGTTTGGAATTATATTTTCAAAAATCGATGAATCCGGAAAATTTGGTTCCTAAAATTTCGGCATTTTTTGCAGCAAGATTGGTTCCTGTGCCTTTGGATCAACAGAAATTTTTGGATCAAATGGTTTATCAGGGAAAGATTCAGATTCTCCAAGACGCATTTTTACCTAATGTTCCGGATTATTTGAAAATCAATTATACCAAAGAACAATACGATTGGGCGGTTGCTAATGAAGCTAATATCTGGAATTATTTTGTAGAAAGCGATTTGTTGTTCAGTGCAGACCCAAATCTTTCCGAAAGATTCATCACACCTGGACCATTTTCAAAATTTTATACAGAAGTAGATAGAGAAAGCTCGCCACAAATTGCGATCTGGACAGGCTGGCAAATCTGTAAACATTATCTGAAAGCGCATCCTGAAGAAAAACTACAAGTATTTTTGAAAAAGAATGCAACAGAAATCTTCAATGGCTCTGATTATAGACCAAAGTAA
- a CDS encoding GNAT family N-acetyltransferase — MKLPIFTERLTLRKITIDDVDNIFQLDSNHEVMKYVGVSPITKKEESAKMINNILNQYEKNGTGRLAVIEKESNQFIGWSGIKLLTEEVNGFKNVYELGYRFLPEFWSKGYATESAKASIDLGFNQLNADKIYAYADVGNESSNRILTKLGFENKGTFLDKGDICNWYELEKNNRK, encoded by the coding sequence ATGAAGCTCCCAATATTTACAGAAAGATTAACGCTAAGAAAGATAACAATAGATGACGTCGATAATATTTTTCAACTGGACAGCAATCATGAAGTGATGAAATATGTTGGAGTTTCACCAATTACGAAGAAGGAAGAATCCGCAAAAATGATTAATAACATTCTGAATCAATACGAAAAAAACGGAACAGGGAGATTAGCAGTTATTGAAAAAGAAAGCAATCAGTTTATCGGCTGGAGCGGAATTAAACTTTTGACAGAAGAAGTGAACGGTTTTAAAAATGTATATGAATTAGGCTATCGTTTTCTTCCCGAATTCTGGAGTAAAGGTTACGCAACCGAATCAGCAAAAGCTTCAATAGATCTTGGCTTCAATCAACTGAATGCTGATAAAATTTATGCTTACGCTGATGTTGGAAATGAATCTTCCAATCGTATTCTCACAAAATTAGGTTTTGAAAACAAAGGAACTTTTCTTGATAAAGGTGATATTTGTAATTGGTATGAATTAGAAAAAAATAATAGAAAATAA
- the nadE gene encoding NAD(+) synthase, giving the protein MQTQKVIDHIVNWLKDYATKANSKGLVVGVSGGIDSAVVSVLAAKTGLQTLVLEMPIRQKADQVDRAQDHIDFLKANYPNVEGFRVDLTPTFESFEKTTEGYKDDSPNKNLAEANTRSRLRMVTLYYYGQINGLLVTGTGNKVEDFGVGFFTKYGDGGVDISPIADLYKTQVYEIAKELGILESIQVAKPTDGLWEVERTDEDQIGATYPELEWAMEQQIAGKNAEDFSGREKEVMEIYLRFNRATQHKMNPIPVCEIPQELK; this is encoded by the coding sequence ATGCAGACACAAAAAGTAATAGATCATATCGTCAATTGGTTAAAGGATTATGCAACCAAAGCTAACTCAAAAGGTCTTGTAGTAGGCGTTTCCGGAGGAATTGATTCCGCTGTAGTTTCAGTTTTAGCAGCTAAAACGGGACTGCAAACTTTGGTTTTGGAAATGCCAATTCGTCAAAAGGCTGATCAGGTAGACAGAGCTCAGGATCACATAGATTTTCTGAAAGCTAATTATCCTAATGTAGAAGGTTTCCGGGTTGATTTGACGCCTACTTTTGAAAGTTTTGAAAAAACAACAGAAGGTTACAAAGACGATTCGCCGAATAAAAATCTGGCAGAAGCCAACACAAGATCTAGACTGAGAATGGTAACACTTTATTATTATGGTCAAATCAACGGATTATTGGTAACCGGAACGGGAAATAAAGTGGAAGATTTCGGAGTCGGATTTTTTACAAAATATGGCGACGGTGGCGTTGACATCTCTCCTATTGCTGATCTTTATAAAACTCAGGTTTACGAAATTGCAAAAGAATTAGGAATTCTTGAAAGCATTCAGGTAGCAAAACCTACAGATGGACTTTGGGAAGTTGAAAGAACAGATGAAGATCAAATTGGCGCCACTTATCCGGAATTGGAATGGGCAATGGAACAGCAGATCGCAGGAAAAAATGCAGAAGATTTTAGCGGAAGAGAGAAAGAAGTGATGGAAATCTATCTGAGATTCAACAGAGCGACTCAACATAAGATGAATCCAATTCCTGTTTGTGAGATTCCGCAAGAATTAAAATAG
- a CDS encoding DUF6090 family protein, which produces MQEEISKHSRKIYKTVKNPKHTVNEKIKEIIVEIFIIVFAVSLSIWLHGWSEHRHEQKESNKFLKELKTDLEADAKLIEENKKTLSSLDSDYKFILSLKNQKIPITDSLVGSHSNFYLLGSAFNVGRYEGFKSSGKIGTIENDSLKNQILAYYQQTLPNLTFRVNFINSEQLKIKDADPGSLNLSDFYKSQRMQSNYSNLSYNSKGLIDEYQNALNQINQILKEIDSEK; this is translated from the coding sequence ATGCAAGAAGAAATCAGCAAACATTCCAGAAAAATTTATAAAACTGTAAAAAATCCAAAACATACAGTCAACGAAAAAATTAAAGAAATCATTGTCGAAATCTTTATTATTGTTTTTGCAGTATCACTTTCTATTTGGCTTCACGGCTGGAGCGAGCACAGACACGAGCAAAAAGAATCTAACAAATTTCTAAAAGAACTGAAAACTGATCTGGAAGCGGATGCAAAACTGATTGAAGAAAATAAAAAAACATTGTCAAGTCTTGATAGTGATTATAAATTTATTCTCTCTTTAAAAAACCAAAAAATACCTATAACAGATAGTTTGGTAGGTTCTCATTCAAATTTTTATCTTTTGGGCTCTGCTTTCAATGTTGGAAGGTATGAAGGTTTCAAATCGAGTGGTAAAATTGGAACAATAGAAAACGATTCTTTAAAGAACCAAATTTTAGCATATTATCAACAAACTTTACCTAATCTGACATTCAGAGTTAATTTTATAAATTCTGAACAACTGAAAATAAAAGATGCTGATCCTGGTAGTCTTAATTTATCCGATTTTTATAAAAGTCAAAGGATGCAGTCTAATTATTCTAATTTGAGTTATAATAGCAAAGGCTTGATCGATGAATATCAAAATGCATTAAATCAGATTAATCAAATCCTAAAGGAAATTGATTCTGAAAAATAA
- the ribD gene encoding bifunctional diaminohydroxyphosphoribosylaminopyrimidine deaminase/5-amino-6-(5-phosphoribosylamino)uracil reductase RibD: protein MSEAKNDDEFYIKRCIELAEKALGKTYPNPLVGSVIVYNDRIIGEGFHKKAGEPHAEINAINSIKDEDQHLIPESTIYVSLEPCAHFGKTPPCALKIKELGFKKVVIGAMDSHDKVNGKGKKIITEAGIKVVSSILENECRQLNKRFFTYHERKRPFIILKWAQSADGFMDKDFKPYQISNALSKQLVHQMRSEEHAILVGKNTAFHDNPSLTVREIEGRNPIRILIDFNLDVFENSNIYNGEAETIIFNSVKDLEDRNLKFIKIERQNSINQILEKLYELQIQSVIIEGGRFTLQEFINLNLWDEALIFKNPNLNLKNGTKAPEFNFNPQKIENLRDTEVLFFVNQSLD, encoded by the coding sequence ATGTCAGAAGCTAAAAATGATGATGAGTTTTACATCAAACGATGTATCGAATTAGCCGAAAAAGCTTTAGGAAAAACCTATCCCAATCCTTTAGTTGGTTCGGTAATCGTATATAATGACCGAATTATAGGCGAAGGCTTTCACAAGAAAGCAGGCGAACCACACGCAGAAATCAATGCAATTAATTCCATTAAAGACGAAGACCAACATCTGATCCCGGAATCCACCATTTACGTTTCACTGGAACCTTGTGCTCATTTTGGAAAAACGCCACCTTGCGCTCTTAAAATCAAAGAATTAGGCTTCAAAAAAGTGGTCATTGGCGCAATGGACAGTCACGACAAAGTGAATGGAAAAGGAAAAAAAATCATTACTGAAGCTGGAATCAAAGTGGTTTCCAGCATTTTGGAAAATGAATGCAGACAACTGAATAAGCGATTTTTCACTTATCACGAGAGAAAACGACCATTCATTATTTTGAAGTGGGCACAATCTGCGGATGGATTTATGGACAAAGATTTCAAACCCTACCAAATCAGCAATGCCTTGTCAAAACAATTGGTTCATCAGATGAGAAGTGAGGAACACGCCATTTTGGTTGGCAAAAACACTGCGTTTCACGACAATCCGAGCTTGACGGTAAGAGAAATCGAAGGAAGAAATCCTATTAGAATTCTGATTGATTTCAATCTCGATGTTTTTGAAAATTCTAATATTTATAATGGCGAAGCGGAAACAATTATTTTTAATTCGGTTAAAGATTTAGAAGATAGAAATCTAAAATTCATTAAAATAGAAAGGCAAAACTCTATTAATCAGATTTTAGAAAAATTATATGAACTACAAATTCAGTCTGTGATTATCGAAGGTGGAAGATTTACATTGCAGGAATTCATCAATCTAAATCTTTGGGATGAGGCTTTGATTTTCAAAAATCCAAATCTTAATCTGAAAAACGGAACCAAAGCTCCGGAATTCAATTTCAATCCTCAAAAAATAGAAAACCTGAGAGACACAGAAGTTTTATTTTTCGTTAATCAAAGTCTTGATTAA
- the ubiE gene encoding bifunctional demethylmenaquinone methyltransferase/2-methoxy-6-polyprenyl-1,4-benzoquinol methylase UbiE, which translates to MEHNNVTPYNSENSKKSQVEDMFDNIAPKYDLLNHVLSMKIDVLWRNKLVDMLKKDQPQLVLDVATGTGDLAITVQKGTNANVVGLDLSQQMLNVGIEKIKKQNLDSKITMQKGDAEQLPFEDNKFDGVTVAFGVRNFENLEKGLSELRRVVKENKSIYILEFSKVEGFLGPFYMFYFKNILPAIGRLVSKDNRAYTYLPDSVNAFPFGEKMKTILLNTGFKKVEYKKLSLGIATIYKATK; encoded by the coding sequence ATGGAACACAACAACGTAACACCATATAACTCCGAAAACAGCAAGAAAAGTCAAGTAGAAGATATGTTTGACAATATTGCACCAAAATATGATCTTTTGAATCACGTTTTATCCATGAAAATAGATGTGCTTTGGAGAAACAAGTTGGTGGATATGCTGAAAAAAGATCAGCCACAATTGGTTTTGGATGTAGCGACTGGAACCGGAGATTTGGCGATTACCGTTCAAAAGGGTACTAATGCTAATGTTGTCGGTTTGGATCTTTCTCAGCAAATGCTGAACGTTGGAATCGAAAAAATCAAGAAACAAAATCTTGACAGCAAAATCACGATGCAGAAAGGCGATGCAGAACAACTTCCTTTTGAAGACAATAAATTTGATGGCGTTACCGTTGCATTTGGAGTAAGAAATTTTGAAAATCTGGAAAAAGGATTATCAGAATTGAGAAGAGTGGTGAAAGAAAACAAAAGTATTTATATCTTAGAATTCTCAAAAGTTGAAGGATTTTTAGGACCTTTTTATATGTTTTATTTCAAGAACATTTTGCCTGCGATCGGGCGTTTGGTTTCCAAAGACAACAGAGCTTACACCTATCTTCCGGATTCTGTAAACGCTTTTCCTTTTGGAGAAAAAATGAAAACCATTCTTCTGAATACAGGTTTCAAAAAAGTAGAATACAAAAAATTAAGTTTAGGAATAGCCACCATTTATAAAGCTACAAAATAG
- a CDS encoding porin family protein codes for MKQRLIKILSISAIILGSNLQAQTYNNLFRTKDRQENREGMDLEKFSYGFYLAGNNFDYKMVLNRKYGMDGNKNLVESKSTYSFGAGLIGKMRLNYYLDLRIEPGLHFVQRDLTFNTYDHINDITNGGTTYNPPFTPLADFTETDQKKIVKSTYVDVPILLEIHGDRWYNSRPYAAVGVNYLMNLQSNETSEGDNSVNTFRTTTHNFGWSAELGIQFYFSRFKLTPAIRGTFFTNNELVQDKATTPPYWTPAISTMQTRAFMFVLKFE; via the coding sequence ATGAAGCAAAGATTAATCAAAATATTATCAATATCTGCCATAATACTGGGCAGTAACCTTCAGGCACAGACTTACAACAATCTTTTCAGAACAAAAGACAGACAAGAAAACAGAGAAGGAATGGATTTGGAAAAATTCAGTTATGGATTTTATCTGGCTGGTAATAATTTTGATTATAAAATGGTTCTCAACCGAAAATATGGGATGGATGGCAACAAAAATCTGGTTGAATCCAAATCAACCTACAGTTTCGGCGCCGGATTGATTGGAAAAATGAGGCTTAATTATTATCTGGATCTTCGTATAGAACCAGGTTTACATTTCGTACAAAGAGATTTGACCTTCAATACATACGATCACATCAATGATATTACCAATGGTGGAACCACATACAACCCACCGTTTACTCCTTTGGCAGATTTTACAGAAACTGACCAGAAAAAAATTGTAAAATCCACTTATGTAGATGTTCCGATTTTGCTGGAAATCCACGGTGACCGCTGGTACAACTCACGTCCTTACGCCGCAGTTGGTGTCAATTATCTGATGAACCTTCAGTCCAACGAAACCTCCGAAGGCGACAACAGTGTGAATACTTTTCGTACAACTACTCACAATTTTGGTTGGTCAGCAGAGTTAGGAATCCAGTTTTATTTTAGTAGATTCAAACTGACACCAGCAATCAGAGGAACATTCTTTACGAACAACGAGTTAGTTCAGGACAAAGCAACCACACCGCCTTATTGGACACCTGCCATTTCCACAATGCAAACCAGAGCATTTATGTTCGTTCTGAAATTCGAATAA